Proteins co-encoded in one Methylomonas albis genomic window:
- a CDS encoding esterase family protein, with the protein MNREYHHWHSPRLGRDMEFLVFGHAGAKVLIFPTRDGRFYEYENLGIVERLRNKIEAGQIQLYCVDSIDHETFYCFWRRPKDRIQRHMFFEDYILNEIMPFMALKNPHPCVIAHGCSLGGFHAANIAFRHPHLFKKLVAFSGRFDLTLEVECFRNLFDGYYDDHVYFHTPSHFLPNLNSDAQLARLRQMEITLVIGKEDPFLQNNHELSQTLAEKGVQHALYEWEGRAHQGHYWRRMAPLYI; encoded by the coding sequence ATGAATCGCGAATATCATCACTGGCACAGTCCGCGCTTGGGTCGCGACATGGAGTTCCTGGTTTTCGGCCATGCCGGCGCCAAAGTACTCATTTTTCCAACTCGCGACGGTCGTTTTTACGAGTACGAAAACCTCGGCATTGTCGAACGGCTCCGTAATAAAATTGAAGCGGGTCAGATACAGCTGTATTGCGTTGACAGTATCGATCACGAAACTTTTTACTGTTTTTGGCGGCGGCCTAAAGACCGTATTCAGCGCCACATGTTTTTCGAAGACTATATATTGAACGAGATCATGCCGTTCATGGCCTTGAAAAATCCGCATCCCTGTGTCATTGCTCACGGCTGCAGTTTAGGCGGTTTTCATGCTGCCAATATTGCTTTCCGGCATCCCCATTTATTTAAAAAATTGGTGGCATTTTCAGGGCGTTTCGACTTGACCCTGGAAGTTGAATGTTTCAGGAACCTGTTCGACGGCTATTACGACGACCATGTTTACTTCCATACACCAAGCCATTTTTTACCTAATCTGAATAGCGACGCCCAACTGGCGCGTTTGCGGCAAATGGAAATCACGCTGGTTATCGGCAAGGAAGATCCTTTTTTGCAGAATAATCATGAATTGAGTCAAACACTCGCCGAGAAGGGCGTTCAACATGCCCTTTACGAATGGGAAGGGCGTGCGCATCAAGGCCACTATTGGCGCAGAATGGCACCACTATATATTTGA
- a CDS encoding acetylxylan esterase produces the protein MSLFDHYYSYDPGYGYSLDDLLNVPAPQESSDFNRFWRDKYQKALSVSPQFSLNYQCLRAGYRVYDIGYRSTDGFHIAGWLLEPDAQPITRSIVVGHGYGGREQPDFHLRIPGAALLFPCFRGISRSRCARLPEQPNQHVVQGIDDPNNYVIGGCVEDLWLAVTVLVERYPSISDKVGYMGISFGAGIGALAAPWDSRIKRVHLNVPTFGNQPLRLSLPTSGSAAALKAYSQNHHNVFDTLAYYDAAVSARYAIQPLHAAVALFDPVVAPPGQFAIYNAWAADKLLFVLDAGHFDYPRQHDQERQLIAELQCFFGESSL, from the coding sequence GTGAGCTTATTCGATCATTATTACAGCTATGATCCTGGCTACGGTTACAGTCTTGATGATCTGTTAAACGTTCCGGCGCCGCAAGAATCTAGCGATTTCAATCGGTTTTGGCGGGATAAATATCAAAAAGCCTTATCTGTCTCTCCACAATTTTCTCTGAATTACCAATGCCTGCGAGCTGGCTACCGTGTCTATGACATAGGCTATCGGTCTACTGATGGTTTTCATATAGCCGGCTGGTTGCTCGAGCCGGATGCGCAACCCATTACGCGAAGCATAGTTGTCGGCCATGGGTATGGTGGCCGAGAACAGCCGGATTTTCATCTCAGAATACCGGGCGCCGCCTTACTTTTTCCTTGCTTTCGCGGTATATCTCGCAGTCGTTGCGCACGATTACCGGAACAGCCGAATCAGCATGTCGTCCAGGGTATTGACGATCCCAATAATTACGTGATAGGTGGATGTGTAGAAGATCTATGGTTGGCGGTAACCGTTCTAGTTGAACGTTATCCTTCAATCTCGGATAAGGTCGGCTACATGGGTATTAGTTTTGGTGCTGGAATCGGAGCCTTGGCGGCGCCTTGGGATTCCAGGATCAAGCGAGTGCACTTGAATGTCCCCACCTTCGGCAATCAGCCTTTGCGTTTAAGCTTGCCGACCAGTGGCAGTGCTGCAGCTTTAAAAGCCTATAGTCAAAACCACCATAATGTGTTTGACACATTGGCCTATTACGATGCTGCTGTTTCCGCACGCTATGCGATACAGCCCTTGCACGCCGCAGTTGCGTTATTCGATCCGGTTGTCGCACCACCCGGACAGTTTGCGATATACAACGCTTGGGCAGCAGACAAGCTTTTATTTGTATTGGATGCGGGACATTTTGATTATCCGCGCCAGCATGATCAAGAGCGGCAATTGATTGCGGAGCTACAATGTTTTTTCGGAGAATCGTCGCTTTAG
- a CDS encoding integration host factor subunit beta — MTKSELIEMLARKQPHLALKDVELAVRCVVDHLSDTLASGDRIEIRGFGSFSLHHRSARLGRNPKTGDSVSLTEKHVPHFKPGKELRDMVDASREKFKIVD; from the coding sequence GTGACGAAATCAGAATTGATAGAGATGCTGGCACGAAAGCAGCCTCATCTCGCGCTTAAAGATGTTGAATTGGCAGTCAGATGCGTTGTTGACCACTTGAGCGATACGCTGGCAAGTGGTGATAGGATAGAAATCAGAGGTTTTGGCAGTTTTTCATTACACCATCGTTCAGCACGATTGGGACGTAACCCCAAAACCGGCGATTCAGTGTCCTTAACAGAAAAGCATGTGCCGCATTTTAAACCGGGAAAAGAATTGAGGGATATGGTTGATGCTTCCAGGGAAAAATTCAAAATTGTCGATTGA